The Pandoraea vervacti DNA window GCACGACCGGGCGAACCGGTTCGTGCCTCCTGGACGGCTTGCAATATGGCCTGCCGCATATCGCGCCCGAAGGGCGCTGCGACGGGCAGCCGCCGCGTCAGGCCGTCAGGCCATCAAGCCGTCAGACGTGCGAGCAACGTGCGCGGACGCCCGGCACGCGCCTGTGCGGCGAGCGCCGCCTCGCGCCAGCGTGCCGTCGGAACTTCCGACGGCGAAAGCAGACTGTCGAAGCCGCATGCCCACAACATGGCCAGCTGGTCCGGCAGCAACGGCCCCGCTGCCCGGATGGCACCCTGGAAATTCCACTTCTCACGCAGGACCTTGGCGAGCGTGAAGCCGCGCCCGTCGCGCGTCTTCGGGAATTCGATCACCACCAGTTCGAGCTGCGGCAGCAGCGCCGCGATGCGTGCCGGATCGTCGTGACCCTGCACGCGAATGCCCGCCGGGGCCACGCCCCGCTCGTTCGCGGCAAGCCATGCGTCAAGCGGCAGCACGGTGTCGTGGCGCGCGTCGTTCGCAGCATCGCCCGGGATCTGGGCGTCCGCACCGAGATACGTCCAGGTGTCTTCGGCCGGCAATCCGTTACGGTCAATCAACATGCAAAGCTCCCTTGAATGCTTCGGCACCGACACGACCGAGCGTGTCGATGAAACGCTCACCCTCGTTGCGCAACTTCAGATAGCGCTCGAGAATGTTTTCGATCACTTGCGGCACGGCTTCGTATGACACCCCCGGACCGAGAATCTTGCCCACGGCCGCATTGTCGTCCGCCGAGCCACCCAGCGTGATCTGATAGTTTTCCTTGCCCGCCTTGTCCACACCGAGAATGCCGATGTGCGCCACGTGGTGATGCGCGCAAGCGTTGATGCAACCCGACACGTTGAGCGTCACCGGTCCGATGTCGCGTTGCTGTTCTTCGGTAAAGCGCAATGCGATGCGTTGTGCGACCGGCACCGAACGGGCATTGGCAAGGGCGCAGTAGTCCAGACCCGGGCACGCAATGGCGTCGGAGATCAGCCCGATGTTCGGTGTCGCCAGGCCCGCCGAGCGCAGTTGCTTCCACAGTGCATACAACGCGTCGCGCTGCACGTGCGGCAGCACGAGGTTCTGTTCGTGCGTCACACGCAGTTCGCTGAACGAGTATTCGTCGGCCAGATCGGCCAGCAACAGCATTTCCTGCGAACTGGCGTCACCCGGAATGCCCCCCGAGGGCTTGAGCGAGACGACCGCGCTGATATAGCCCGGCACCTTGTGTTCGTGCGTGCATGTGTCGACCCAATGCTTGAAGTCGATGTCGCTCTCGTAAGCCTGCTGAAACACGCTGGACGCTTCGGGCAGCGTCGCAAACTCGGGGACGACGAAACGCTCTCCAATGGCCTTGACGACGTCTTGCGCCAGGGGGCGATGCGTTTGTGCGATGCGTGCGAACTCTTCCTCGATCATCTCGATGAACTTCGCCGGCTGCATTTCCTTGATGAGGATCTTGATGCGCGCCTTGTAGATGTTGTCGCGACGGCCCAGTGCGTTGTACACGCGCAGAATCGCCTCGACGAAGCGCAGCAGGTCGGCTTCGGGCAGCCACTCGCGCACGAGCGTGCCAACGATGGGCGTGCGGCCCAGACCACCGCCCGCATAGATCTGGAAGCCGACTTCGCCCTGGTCGTTGGTACGGGCCAGAATGCCGATGTCATGGAAACGCACGGCAGCACGGTCCGTCTGAGCGCCGGTAATGGCGATCTTGAACTTGCGCGGCAGATAGGTGAACTCGGGGTGATCCGTCGACCATTGACGCAGGATTTCGGCGTACACACGCGGGTCGAGCAGTTCGTCCTTCGCGGCGCCGGCGAACTGGTCGGTCGTCACATTACGGATGCAGTTGCCGCTGGTCTGAATGGCATGCAGATCGACGTCGGCAAGCGCCGAGAGGATCTGCGGCGAATCGACGAGCGTCGGCCAGTTGAATTGCAGGTTCTGACGCGTGGTGAAGTGACCGTACCCCTTGTCGTAACGGTTCGCGACGTACGCGAGCTGACGCAGTTGGACCGCGCTCAGCGTGCCGTACGGAATCGCCACACGCAGCATGTAGCCGTGCAGTTGCAGGTACAGGCCGTTCATCAGACGGTAGACCTTGAAGTCGTCTTCGCTCAGTTCGCCACTCAGACGTCGCGCCACCTGCTGACCGAATTCCTTCGCACGGTCTTTGAGGTACTCGCGCTCGGACGGATCGTAGCGATAGATGCCCGCATGTTCCGGGGCAACGCTCAGCGCGGGGGCGTGAGCCAACGCGGCCTGGACGGCGCCGTCGGACGCCTGCTTGCCGAGATCTTCCCGAACCGACGGGCCACGCGCGCGCAATTGCTCGCGAAAATCGACGGGCACGGGGCCGGCGTCGGCGACTTCGGCCGGACGCGGCACCGGGTCCACGACGAGATTGGCGGCAACGGAAGCCTTGGCGGCGGCCTGCGCCTGATCGAGGCTGTGCTCGTCGAACACATGTGCCTGCGTCAGATCGTCCACCCAGTGATGTTGCTGGTCCAGCCAGACGACCAGACCGTCTTGGAGTCGGTTCGCCGAAATCAGATTGCCTGCATTCATTCGATGCTCTCAATACCTGTCATTTTGGCCGCGAGTTGGTGGGAAACAATTCGCGATTAGAACCGCAGGCTATCAAGACGCGAAGGAATATACGAATATTCACTAGTTATGTCGTCATTACGAGATGTTGTTAGGCGAAAAAAATGCTAAGAAACACTGTATTTTTATACAGTGCTCATGCTACATTCCGAATCATTCAACTTCATCGTGAGTGAGATCATGAGCGACGCCAAATCCATCAAGTTCATCGTCGTGCCGTATCGCAAGAACAAGGACGGTGTGTTGCAACCCGGCGAGCTGCGTCAGGCGAGCACCGAGTTCGGCGCCGTGCGCATCGCGCAGTCGATAGCTTCCGGCTTCGCGGGCATTGCGGCCTACGAAGTTCTGGTCGACGAGGAAGATGGCACGATGGATGCCCCGCGCATTCTCTTTCAGGACGGGGCAATCCCGGCGATGGCGGAGTGAAGCGCTCTACTCCGGACGCGACGGGCGGAGAATGCTGTCGAACGTCTTCGTCTGGCGCGGATGTTGCAGATCCCGCGTATCGAGTGCACGGCGCTGCGCGAGCACTTCCTGAACGCTCGGCCCCGTGGCGGGACCATTACGCTCGCTGGCTGTGCGGTTGATGCTGGCGCTCGCGCTGTGCGCGTCGGTCACCGCGGTGCTCCGGGCGCCGAGCGCCGCCACGGCCGGGCTCACTGCCGGGGTCTGATTCGATTGCCGGATGCTACCGAGGTCGCCCGCCCCGAGATACGACTGCGCGTTGGCATGACCGAATGCCAGCGTGCCGGTCAGGCACAGGCAGACGGCAAAGACGTTGATCTGGTTCATGGTGCCCCCCGTTCGGCTTGTTAAGGTGCGTTGGTTTGTGTGGATGACCGAATTGTCTCAGCCACATGGCGTCTTGTCGCCCTGAATTAATCACAGTTGACGCTCATTCTCAGACGCTCGACTGACTGTCAGATTTAATAGCCTGTTCTGCTACACTTCGCAAAAAAGAGCCGAAGGCTCAAGAGAAGAAAAGCAACAACGGGGGATCCCATGTCGGACGATGTCAGTTTTCGCCGAGCATCGGACGCGGTTCGGGCCGTGGGGGCCGGAGACGCAGACTGGCTCGACGTCGTACACACCGCACGCGAGTTTCTCGGCGCGGACGCTGCCACGTTTCTCTGCCACGACAAGCAAAGCCGCTCGGTGCGCTTCGTCGAGCAATCCGGGCATGAAGCACGTCTGATCGAGGAATACGCACAGCACTTCTATCAGTACGACGATGCCACCCGGCGCTTCTGGCATGCCCCTGCCGGTACCTGGTACGACTCGAACGTCGCCCTCGAACACGAATCCGAGAACGACCGGATATTCTGGAACGAGTTCATGCGCCCCTATCAACTCCAGCAGTTGGTCGGGGTCGTAATCTGCAATGACGACGACGCTGTCACTGCGCTAAGTGTCCAGCGCATGCACATCGTGCAACCCAGCTTCGCGCATGCGGCGCGCCTCGCGGAGTACGAACGCCAACTCGCTGCCGCCTTTGCGGCGCGACGCGCGAGCACGCGCGCCAGCCTTTACGCCCTGAGCCAGATGCTCGACCCCGCACGTGAAGGCTTTCTCATCGCTTCGCCCGACGGCCGGGCGCTGGAATTTGCGCCGGGGCTGGAAACGCTGCTCGGCAGTCACGACAGCCAATTGACGCTCCAGCAACGGCGCCTGACGCACCGTCAGCCCGAATGGCAAACCCGTTTGCAGGCCGCCCTGCGACAGGTCGGCGCCAACGGGGAACCGGTCTCGCTGGTACTGCCCGACTCCTGGGGCCATGCCTACCGGCTGACGTTGCGGGGTCTGGGCAAGCCAATGAATCATGGCCTGCGCGCCGCCGTTGGCGTGCGCATCGAGCGACGCAGTATCTTCAACGTGCCTGGCGAGACTGCCCTTCGGGAGCACTTCGCACTGACGCAGGCCGAAGCGCGCCTGTTTCACCACCTCGTGGCGGGCCTGACCATTGGGGAATGCAGTGAAGTGCTGAACCTGGGGACGAGCACGCTGCGTACCCAGCTATCGGCCATTCTGCGCAAGACGGGGTGCCGCCGCCAGGGCGAGTTGCTGCGGTTGGCCGCCATGCTGGCACCGTAACGTTGCGCACCGCTATCCGCCGCCCGATGCCGTTTCCGACATCTCACCAGCCGATACCTGCCCGCTCAGCACGATCGTGCTGATTCGATTCCGGCCGCTTTGCTTGGCGACGTACAGTTGCTCTTCGGCCGCTTTCAGGATTGCCTCGACGCTGTCGCATTCGCTGGCGACGCCCGTCGCGGCCCCGACGCTCACCGTCACCATGCCGTTGGCGCTGCCGGCATGATCGATGTGCAGACGCTCGATGTCGCGGCGCACCTGTTCGGCCATCACGGCCGCGGCGTGCGCGTCGGTATCGGGCAGGATCACCGCGAATTCCTCACCGCCGTACCGCGCGGCCATGTCGCTGTCGCGCCGCACATGACCGCCGACATTCTTGGCGACGGCGCGCAGCACGTCGTCCCCGATCGCGTGGCCATAAGTGTCGTTGAAATGCTTGAAGTGATCGATGTCGACGAACAGGATCGACAACGGCGAGCCGGAACGTTTCGCCCGCCGCCATTCCGCGGCAAGTTTGGCGTCGAGCGCGCGACGGTTGGCCAGTCCCGTGAGGCCGTCGGTCGTCGTCAGGCTCGCAAGCCGCGCCGTGGCATTCGCTCGCGCGCGCATCGCCGCCACGAGCAGCCATGAACCGACGATGAGCGTGGCGGCACAGATCCCTGCGATGACGCTGAACAGCACGGTATGCCGCAACCACTCTCGCATGAGCACCTCTGTCGACGGCGTCACCACCACGTACATCGACACGCCCGGCACCCGCACCGACCGGTAATCCGTTGCGCTCATGCCCTGAGGGAACGACAACGCCGTCGTCAGGTCGCCGCGCCGGGCGGCCTCGCCGGGCAGTGTCACCAGTTTGCCCGGACGCGCGCCCGCGCATGGGTCACAGGCCAGCACCGTCCCCTTCTCTTCCACGATGTCGATGGATTGCAGATCGGCCGAATCGACGTCGTTGACCAGTGTGCTCAGATGGTCGAGACGCAATGCCAGCACGGCCACCCCGGCGAACGACCGATCCGGCGCAGCAATGCGCCGTGTGAGCGCCACCGACAGCACGCCCCCGTGCGCTCGCGAAGCATAGGGTTGGGAGATGTAGAGGCCCAGCGACGGGCTGGATTCGTGCGAGCGGAAATAGTCGCGATCGGCAACGTTGAGCGAGGGGGTTTGCGACCGATCCAGCGGCGCCGCGATACGC harbors:
- a CDS encoding DUF934 domain-containing protein, which gives rise to MLIDRNGLPAEDTWTYLGADAQIPGDAANDARHDTVLPLDAWLAANERGVAPAGIRVQGHDDPARIAALLPQLELVVIEFPKTRDGRGFTLAKVLREKWNFQGAIRAAGPLLPDQLAMLWACGFDSLLSPSEVPTARWREAALAAQARAGRPRTLLARLTA
- a CDS encoding DUF2849 domain-containing protein — its product is MNAGNLISANRLQDGLVVWLDQQHHWVDDLTQAHVFDEHSLDQAQAAAKASVAANLVVDPVPRPAEVADAGPVPVDFREQLRARGPSVREDLGKQASDGAVQAALAHAPALSVAPEHAGIYRYDPSEREYLKDRAKEFGQQVARRLSGELSEDDFKVYRLMNGLYLQLHGYMLRVAIPYGTLSAVQLRQLAYVANRYDKGYGHFTTRQNLQFNWPTLVDSPQILSALADVDLHAIQTSGNCIRNVTTDQFAGAAKDELLDPRVYAEILRQWSTDHPEFTYLPRKFKIAITGAQTDRAAVRFHDIGILARTNDQGEVGFQIYAGGGLGRTPIVGTLVREWLPEADLLRFVEAILRVYNALGRRDNIYKARIKILIKEMQPAKFIEMIEEEFARIAQTHRPLAQDVVKAIGERFVVPEFATLPEASSVFQQAYESDIDFKHWVDTCTHEHKVPGYISAVVSLKPSGGIPGDASSQEMLLLADLADEYSFSELRVTHEQNLVLPHVQRDALYALWKQLRSAGLATPNIGLISDAIACPGLDYCALANARSVPVAQRIALRFTEEQQRDIGPVTLNVSGCINACAHHHVAHIGILGVDKAGKENYQITLGGSADDNAAVGKILGPGVSYEAVPQVIENILERYLKLRNEGERFIDTLGRVGAEAFKGALHVD
- a CDS encoding helix-turn-helix transcriptional regulator → MSDDVSFRRASDAVRAVGAGDADWLDVVHTAREFLGADAATFLCHDKQSRSVRFVEQSGHEARLIEEYAQHFYQYDDATRRFWHAPAGTWYDSNVALEHESENDRIFWNEFMRPYQLQQLVGVVICNDDDAVTALSVQRMHIVQPSFAHAARLAEYERQLAAAFAARRASTRASLYALSQMLDPAREGFLIASPDGRALEFAPGLETLLGSHDSQLTLQQRRLTHRQPEWQTRLQAALRQVGANGEPVSLVLPDSWGHAYRLTLRGLGKPMNHGLRAAVGVRIERRSIFNVPGETALREHFALTQAEARLFHHLVAGLTIGECSEVLNLGTSTLRTQLSAILRKTGCRRQGELLRLAAMLAP
- a CDS encoding sensor domain-containing diguanylate cyclase, with the translated sequence MVGVIGTAVAVTMLVGVALLLRADRQARYTHALERAQSVASVVAASLGGNIAVYDALLREMVREAEDPTTPLFPERVRDRVRFGQTLSRDFLDDAYVVDKHGRIAAPLDRSQTPSLNVADRDYFRSHESSPSLGLYISQPYASRAHGGVLSVALTRRIAAPDRSFAGVAVLALRLDHLSTLVNDVDSADLQSIDIVEEKGTVLACDPCAGARPGKLVTLPGEAARRGDLTTALSFPQGMSATDYRSVRVPGVSMYVVVTPSTEVLMREWLRHTVLFSVIAGICAATLIVGSWLLVAAMRARANATARLASLTTTDGLTGLANRRALDAKLAAEWRRAKRSGSPLSILFVDIDHFKHFNDTYGHAIGDDVLRAVAKNVGGHVRRDSDMAARYGGEEFAVILPDTDAHAAAVMAEQVRRDIERLHIDHAGSANGMVTVSVGAATGVASECDSVEAILKAAEEQLYVAKQSGRNRISTIVLSGQVSAGEMSETASGGG